A portion of the Anthonomus grandis grandis chromosome 7, icAntGran1.3, whole genome shotgun sequence genome contains these proteins:
- the LOC126738768 gene encoding uncharacterized protein LOC126738768 produces the protein MATYSNEEYADIIMIYGEAHGVARAAQRLYHERFPGRRLPGRRVFPDTYRRLRETGSVTLREPRGHVVRHNVEVDERILALFEEEDTRSIRDVAAQLNISIWKVWKVLRQNEKYPFHVTPVQGLEGGDFDRRVHFCRFLLHTDVENPDFLKRILWTDESKFTREGILNLHNLHHWAPKQENPHAKRQNSFQYRFSVNVWAGVIGNQVIGPHYLPDNLNGDNYLEFLQNDLPELLAEVPVFNKDVPIVFQNDGCPAHWRLTVREYLDNVFPNSWIGRNGPIAWPPRSPDLTILDFYVWGRAKELVYATEVPTREVLIQRIEAAFNTIKNEIRLRTTTVEIRQRCRACIRNRGEQFEQDL, from the exons ATGGCGACATACTCTAACGAAGAATATGCGGATATCATAATGATTTATGGTGAGGCCCATGGTGTCGCTCGTGCAGCGCAACGGCTTTACCACGAACGCTTTCCTGGTCGACGATTGCCTGGCCGCAGAGTTTTCCCAGACACATACCGGCGATTACGCGAGACTGGGAGTGTCACTCTTCGTGAACCAAGGGGACATGTTGTGCGACATAATGTTGAAGTGGACGAAAGAATACTGGCATTATTTGAAGAAGAGGACACAAGAAGCATTAGAGATGTGGCGGCACAACTTAATATTTCAATATGGAAAGTGTGGAAGGTCCTTCGACAAAACGAAAAATATCCATTCCACGTGACTCCTGTTCAAG GTCTTGAGGGTGGTGACTTTGACAGAAGAGTTCACTTTTGTCGGTTTTTGTTACACACAGATGTGGAAAatcctgattttttaaaaagaatactgtGGACGGACGAATCTAAATTTACCAGAGAAGGGATTCTTAACTTACACAACTTGCACCACTGGGCACCGAAACAGGAAAACCCACATGCCAAAAGACAAAACTCTTTTCAATATCGATTCAGTGTGAACGTTTGGGCAGGAGTGATTGGGAATCAGGTAATTGGACCACATTACCTACCCGATAACCTCAATGGCGATAATTATTTAGAGTTCCTGCAAAATGATCTGCCGGAATTATTGGCCGAGGTGCCCGTGTTTAATAAAGATGTGCCCATAGTATTTCAAAACGATGGCTGTCCCGCGCATTGGCGTTTAACTGTGAGGGAATACCTTGACAATGTGTTCCCCAATTCGTGGATTGGGCGCAATGGGCCTATTGCATGGCCGCCACGTTCCCCAGACTTAActatattagatttttatgtCTGGGGACGTGCCAAAGAGCTGGTATACGCCACAGAAGTTCCAACGAGGGAGGTACTGATACAACGCATAGAAGCAGCCTTTAATACAATCAAAAACGAAATACGACTGCGGACTACAACTGTAGAAATACGACAAAGATGTCGGGCCTGCATTCGAAACAGAGGTGAACAATTTGAGCAGGATTTgtaa